A window of the Mucilaginibacter sp. cycad4 genome harbors these coding sequences:
- a CDS encoding helix-turn-helix transcriptional regulator — MQKHHGQIVETLIRKKGFSITALAHHSDVSRSMVYQWFNKEKLNAEIIQRIGRIIDHDFSQEFPEYFSKQTNNVYDHRSREVLRSNQSRVNVWKDKYINLLEQYVQLLSE; from the coding sequence ATGCAAAAACATCACGGTCAAATTGTAGAAACCCTGATTAGAAAAAAAGGCTTTAGTATTACAGCACTTGCTCATCACTCAGATGTAAGCAGAAGTATGGTATATCAATGGTTTAACAAGGAAAAATTAAATGCAGAGATTATTCAGCGAATAGGCAGGATTATAGATCATGACTTTTCACAAGAATTTCCGGAATACTTTTCAAAACAAACTAATAACGTATACGATCACAGAAGCAGAGAGGTGTTGCGCTCAAACCAAAGCAGGGTAAATGTTTGGAAAGATAAATACATCAATTTGCTTGAGCAGTATGTTCAATTATTATCAGAGTAA